TGCTATGACTCTACCCTTTGGACCGTATGCAAATTCCATCAGTTGAATATACCGCTCAGGTTTTTTTTGCCCTACTGTGAGAAATCTAACAAGATGATGTATCAGTGGATCATGCATCACCACAATTCCTGGATTTTCTATTGCAGTCTCGTAAACATATTTATGAAATGGGTTATTTCCTACATGATACAAAATTTTGTCATAATTGTTTTTAAATTCTTCAATATTGATAATGTTGAAGTTATTTTTGATAAATTCATTGGTAGGAGTATATTCTTTATCAATAATGATTTCGATTTTACAATGTTTAGACAAATATGGTAACAACTCCTTTTCTGAATACTCTGAAATACCTGTTTTTAATGGCGATGTTGGGGTAAAATACGCAAGTTTCATCTGACTATTCGTAAATATGGATCCTTAAATTTTATTCTGCCGTTATGACAAGAAATTTGTAATGGTAAATCGGTTTTTATACATGTATAAAGTTGTAATGGAATTTTTGAAGAGTAAAAAAAATCTTCAGGAGAAAATTAAGGATCTGTTTCTTTTACTATCATACTATAGAAATCTCTTGCATGGAATCAAAACCATGAAAATTTACCATCTTATCGCTAGCCAAAATAATCGTATTGAGCAATTAACAAAATCTCTTTCTGAACAGGACTATGAATTAATTGATTTACTTTTACAAAAAAATGTCAAAACTTTTCTGCAAACCCAAAAATTAGAAAATTCACTGAATTTTGATAAACGTGACTCTTCTATACAAATAGGGCAAAATACAATTTTTGTTGAAAAGCCAATACGTGGTCTATGGACAACAGGAAAATCTACCTTTTTTATGCCCATAATTCCTAACCGCATAAACAAAATACAAATGACTTTCTTTAGCATAGCTCCATTATCTGTAACAGTAAGTTTCGATGGCGTTTCAAACAAACAAATTGATTTTCAAAAACTATCTACTAGAACAGTAGATTTCAGTTTGAACTCAAATGATTGTGTTGAATCGCCTATTGAAATATCTGTTGTTACTGATAAATTGTGGTTTCCAAATGTTGTACTAAATACGCCGCAATCAATACCTCTTGGTATTTGTATTCGACAACTTAGTGTTTTTTCTGAAACTCCTGAATGACTTCGTTACACTTCTTTTCAAATAATTCTAAACTGTTACCTGCATTGTATCTTTTAGCTTTGAGGAATCCATTTTTTCCTAACAACTTGCATTTTTCTGTATTATTCAGTAATTCAGTTATTGAAGATCTTAATTCCTCATAATTGCCAAAATTTACCAATAACCCATCTTTTTCATGTTCTATTATGTCTGAAACTGGATGTATGTCACACCCTATGACCGGTTTTGAGCAAATCCATGATTCCAAATAAACCAATCCAAATGATTCACTCTTTGATGGAACAACTAAAAATTCACACGATGAAATTATTTTGTATTTCTCCTTTGTACTGACTACTCCTTTGTTTATGATTTTGTTTTTGATTTTTTTTGGTATTTTTTTGAAATACTGATCAAATTCTTTTGTCTCAGGCCCTATTATCACTAATTCAACATCATCTGTTTGTTCCAAAATATTTTTCACAGCATCCATTAGAAAAAATATTCCTTTCACTTCCGATTTAGATCCGATAAACACTATTTTCTTTTTTCCATCTTGTTTATTTTCTACTGGTTTAATGTCTTGTTCTATTTGCAATATTGGTTTTATTATGGATATTTTCTCTTTTTTTATTCCAAATTTTTCAATTAATTCTTTTTCAGATTTTGTCAAAACAAATATCGCATCAGAATTTTTTAAAATTGTCAGTGGTATGGCAGATAAATACATCTCAGGAAATTCTTGATGTATTAAGGGCATTATAATTAATGGTATTTGGTATTTTTTTGATGCAATATATGCAGGAATGATATGGTTATGTGGAAATGATGTTGCATAAATCAAATCTGCATTTGGTTTTTTTACTACTAATTCTTGCCATAATTCTGATGAGAATGGACCTGGATAGCTATGCATAATGGATAATTTCTCATCCGGTTCATATTTTATTTCTGATGGCATCTCAAAATTGCATCTTTTTATTTCATATTCGTCATTGGCTCTTTTTTCAATTTTTGGTGTATCTTTATACCAAAACGATTGGATTTCTTTTGCATTGGTTGTGATAACTTTAACGTTATTGTTTATGGAAAGATGATCAAGAAATTCTTTTGCAAGATTTTCAGAACCTCCTATTGCAGGATGATATCTTTGGATTACTGCTAAGATCTTCACACTTCATCAACTATAAAAATTCAAATAAACTTTAAGATTAATTTTTTTTGTTTTTGAACCAATTGTATGTCAATGCCAAACCCTCATACAAACTTGTATTTGGTTTCCATCCGATCTTTTTGATTTTATGTATGTCTGCAACCATATTGTTTATCTCGTTTTTTCTTTTTTTAGAACTGCTTGAAATAATTTTGGTTTCAACTCCAGAAATTTTTTGCAGGATTTGTACTACTTCTTTAATTGAGTAGCTTTTACCGCTTCCTACATTGTATATGTTAAACCCATGATTTTTTTCCAAAACTATCTTTATCGCATTTATTACATCCTCAATGAAAACAAAATCTCTCTTTGGTCTTATGTTCCCTAAAATTATGTTTTTTTTGTCAAGAATTTGAGAAATTATTTTTGTTGTAACTATGTGTTTTGGACTGCTAGGACCATATACAGAAAATAAACGTATAACAGATACATCCATACCGTAATTATTAGCATAATGTTTACACAAAACTTCTCCTCCTATCTTACTTTGAGCATAAACTGATAATCCTCTTGTTGGATTTTCTTCTTTTATTGGGGTGGTATTTGGAACACCATAAACGTGACTAGTGCTCATAAAGACAAACTTTGAATCACATTTGCGTGCAATATCTAGCATGTTCTTAGTCCCTTCTATGTTTATTGCAAAACATTTTACAGGATCCTTTTGACACATTTCCACATCTGTTAATGCAGCTAAATGAATAATGTCAGAAAATTTTTTATTCATGACTGATGGATTTATTTTTAGAATGTCGTTTTTTATCTGAACTATTTTTTGATTTTTATTTCTTGCAGATGATACTCCTGTTATCTCGTTTTTCTTTTCTAACTCCGACACTAGATTGGTACCTATAAAACCACTATGTCCGGATATCAGATAATTACTCAAAACTCTCACAATTGCATGTTTTTGTACTTTTTAAAAAGATATTTTTAATTGAATTTTTTACTGTTCTTAAAAGACATGAAACGTGCATTAATAACCGGAATTACAGGCCAAGATGGAGCATATCTGGCACAATTACTCTTGAAAAAAAACTACAAAGTGTCTGGCACTTATCGTAGATTATCCACTCCTAATTTTTGGAGACTGCATTATTTGGATATTTATGACAAAGTAGTTCTAATTCCTGCTGATGTTCGAGATTCAAAATCATTGTATGAAACTTTGGTTAAAACTGATCCAGATGAAGTTTATCACTTATCTGCACAAAGCTTTGTAGGTGCTTCATTTGATCAACCATTACAAACTAGTGATATTACTGGATTTGGTGTTCTTAGAATGCTTGAAGAAATAAAAAAATTCAATGATAAAATAAAATTTTATCATGCAGCCTCTAGTGAGATGTTTGGAGATTCAATCAACAAACCAAAAAATGAAAATTCACCATTCCATCCTGCAAGTCCCTATGCACTAGCAAAAGTTTACGGTTATTGGACTGTAGATATGTATAGAAAAGCATATGGAATTCATGCAACAAACGGAATTTTGTTTAACCATGAATCTCCTATTAGGGGATTGGAGTTTGTCACGCGAAAAATTTCTAACGGTGTTGCTAAAATACATCTTGGTCTTGCAAATGATCTAAAATTAGGAAATCTTGATGCAAAACGTGATTGGGGATATGCACCTGAATATGTTGAAGGGATATGGAAAATGGTACAACAAAAAAAACCCGAAGATTATGTTTTGGCCACAAATGATTCTCATTCTGTAAAGGAATTTGTCTTAGAGGCATGCAAAGCAGCAGGTGTTTCTTCTAAGAAAATCAAATCCACTAAATCAAATTTCAGGCCTCTTGATGTACAATATCTTCAAGGAGACTATTCAAAAGCAAAGAAGAAACTTAACTGGAAACCTAAAACTAAATTTTCAGAATTAGTAAAAATCATGGTTAATGAAGATATTTCTAGATGGGAAAGATGGCTTAAAGGTGAATACTTTTTCTGGGATGCAATTACTTCTGGTGATGATTCTTACATCATAGCTAAAAAGCGAAAAAATTAATTTTATATCTTGAATCTAACTGGAAATTAATCCTCTTATTCTTGATTTCAGTGATGGCTTTGATGCATCTTTCCCAAAATGATCTTCATGGTGTTCCTTTAACATCTCAAATATTGCTTCGTTAGTTTCCATGTTGCCGTATTCTGACTTCCAGTATTTTTCTTTGAGATTTGAAACCATTTTGGAGTAGTGTTCTTCAAATATTTTATTGCCATATTTGTATAGCTCCTGATCAAGCTTGGTCCATTCCTCCAGCTTC
Above is a window of Nitrosopumilus sp. K4 DNA encoding:
- a CDS encoding glycosyltransferase family 4 protein, with amino-acid sequence MKILAVIQRYHPAIGGSENLAKEFLDHLSINNNVKVITTNAKEIQSFWYKDTPKIEKRANDEYEIKRCNFEMPSEIKYEPDEKLSIMHSYPGPFSSELWQELVVKKPNADLIYATSFPHNHIIPAYIASKKYQIPLIIMPLIHQEFPEMYLSAIPLTILKNSDAIFVLTKSEKELIEKFGIKKEKISIIKPILQIEQDIKPVENKQDGKKKIVFIGSKSEVKGIFFLMDAVKNILEQTDDVELVIIGPETKEFDQYFKKIPKKIKNKIINKGVVSTKEKYKIISSCEFLVVPSKSESFGLVYLESWICSKPVIGCDIHPVSDIIEHEKDGLLVNFGNYEELRSSITELLNNTEKCKLLGKNGFLKAKRYNAGNSLELFEKKCNEVIQEFQKKH
- a CDS encoding GDP-mannose 4,6-dehydratase, encoding MKRALITGITGQDGAYLAQLLLKKNYKVSGTYRRLSTPNFWRLHYLDIYDKVVLIPADVRDSKSLYETLVKTDPDEVYHLSAQSFVGASFDQPLQTSDITGFGVLRMLEEIKKFNDKIKFYHAASSEMFGDSINKPKNENSPFHPASPYALAKVYGYWTVDMYRKAYGIHATNGILFNHESPIRGLEFVTRKISNGVAKIHLGLANDLKLGNLDAKRDWGYAPEYVEGIWKMVQQKKPEDYVLATNDSHSVKEFVLEACKAAGVSSKKIKSTKSNFRPLDVQYLQGDYSKAKKKLNWKPKTKFSELVKIMVNEDISRWERWLKGEYFFWDAITSGDDSYIIAKKRKN
- a CDS encoding NAD(P)-dependent oxidoreductase, which gives rise to MSELEKKNEITGVSSARNKNQKIVQIKNDILKINPSVMNKKFSDIIHLAALTDVEMCQKDPVKCFAINIEGTKNMLDIARKCDSKFVFMSTSHVYGVPNTTPIKEENPTRGLSVYAQSKIGGEVLCKHYANNYGMDVSVIRLFSVYGPSSPKHIVTTKIISQILDKKNIILGNIRPKRDFVFIEDVINAIKIVLEKNHGFNIYNVGSGKSYSIKEVVQILQKISGVETKIISSSSKKRKNEINNMVADIHKIKKIGWKPNTSLYEGLALTYNWFKNKKN